Proteins encoded within one genomic window of Pieris rapae chromosome 1, ilPieRapa1.1, whole genome shotgun sequence:
- the LOC111003860 gene encoding fork head domain-containing protein FD4-like has product MPRPSRESYGDQKPPYSYISLTAMAIWSSPERMLPLSEIYRFIMDRFPYYRRNTQRWQNSLRHNLSFNDCFVKVPRRPDRPGKGAYWTLHPQAFDMFENGSLLRRRKRFKLQKGEKDNLNAELAALASFNRAFLARQANAGPSPTALPTAGLYTPPMCSQMSPEPAELAEVTAVTVLPRERPRRAFTIEALLEPEPPRSSPSPPQPFSMPVHMALPRIDLSIPSPYMLAAHRYQAELLQAAAHALRPCYLPPPVLPVA; this is encoded by the coding sequence ATGCCACGACCTTCCCGTGAATCGTATGGTGATCAAAAACCACCGTATTCGTATATATCACTAACAGCAATGGCCATATGGAGTTCACCAGAGCGAATGCTGCCGCTGTCCGAGATATACCGCTTCATAATGGACCGATTCCCCTATTATCGAAGAAACACACAGAGATGGCAGAATTCGCTGCGACATAATCTATCTTTCAACGATTGCTTCGTGAAGGTGCCGCGGCGGCCTGACAGGCCCGGCAAAGGCGCCTATTGGACACTACATCCGCAAGCATTTGATATGTTTGAGAATGGTTCATTACTGCGCCGTCGCAAGAGGTTTAAGTTACAGAAAGGTGAAAAGGATAATTTGAACGCAGAACTAGCAGCACTGGCTTCTTTTAACCGTGCATTTTTGGCTCGCCAGGCTAATGCAGGCCCCTCACCGACGGCTTTACCCACCGCGGGTTTGTATACACCACCAATGTGTTCACAAATGAGTCCTGAACCAGCTGAACTAGCGGAGGTTACTGCGGTCACAGTTCTCCCCAGAGAGAGACCGCGACGAGCGTTCACAATAGAAGCTTTACTGGAACCAGAGCCGCCTCGATCATCTCCTTCTCCACCTCAACCGTTTTCAATGCCAGTGCATATGGCCTTACCGAGAATTGACTTATCAATTCCATCGCCGTATATGTTAGCGGCGCATCGGTATCAGGCAGAGCTCTTGCAGGCAGCTGCTCATGCTTTGCGGCCGTGTTACCTTCCACCACCAGTGCTTCCAGTCGCGTGA